The nucleotide window GTGTGGGTCAGCGCGATTACATCTCCGCCTGCAAACCACGCCGACCAGTCGCTGGTATCTGAGTTGCCCCAATTGAAGCGGACGGCCACGCTGTCGCCTTCGGGGTCGGTCGCGATCGTTGAGAACGCGTAGTTCGTGCCCCTGACGCAGAGCGGGGGACCGGTAGGAATTGCCGGCGCGGACGGCGGACGATTCTTGCAGGAGGCTACCATCAGCAACAGAACGGCAGAAAAGAGAATCAGTGCGCTACGGGTTTCTGACATCGACGACTCCTTGGACTTGGTGCATTACCAGTCTTATCTCCTGGCTAAGATAATACAGCATCAGCCCTGATGTCAAGCCGGGCCGACCGTCGCACGCCTCCTGGGCAGGACGAAGACCGGCGCGGGGCCGTCACTGACGGCGGGAGCCGGGTTTGGCCATGAGCCATTCCCAGACCTGTGACCCAAGTCCCTTGTCCGGCTTCGACCCGGACGACGCGTCGTCTCCACGCGACCCCGGCAACCGAAGCTGGACGACGTCGGCATGCTGGCCCGGGGACGGCCGCCTCCCACCGTCCAGTCCCGGCGGGAACTTGCCGCGGTTCTCCCGGTAAAGTATATAGGCATACGTTATGAAGAGACCGCTGGGGGAGACTTCAAAACTACCCTCGTAGAGGAACATGATTGCCACCAGCTCGTCGTCGAAAACCGAAACTCGCCGGTCGAGCTTCAGAAAGTCCATGACCTCACGGTACTGCAGGTCAACCAGCCCCCTGATGTAGGCGGAACCGGCCCGGCTGGTCTGGAATTTCCCTATCTTCCGGGTCGCCTTCTGCCGCTCCGCGGCGGTGCGCAGCGAACCCACGAACTCGTTGTACTTCCGGAGGACGCGGTTGACCAGTTCGGGGTCGTAGTACCTGCTCTCCACCTGCGTCCGGGGCGGAGCCGCGGGCGGCGCTGCGCGCGGCTTGACCACGGCCGGGTGCTGGCGGTCCCAGAGCTGCCGCCGGGCCGGGTCACTGAGCAACTCGTACGCGGCATTGATGTCCTGCATCAGTCTGGTTGACGAGCGGTACTTCTCCGGGTCGGTGGCGAAGAGGTCCTGATGGTTCCGCTTGGCCAGTCCAATGTAGGTCTTGCGGATTTCGGCGGGAGTCGCGCCGGGCGCCACGCCCAGGGTCTTGTAGGGATCCTTACGGTCGAACGTCGAGTCGAGGGAGTTTTTCACTTGCCCTCAGGAAGGGAACGGGCTGCGGACATCGGCCTGAGTCTAGAAAAAGGGCAGAAGCTTGTCAAACACGCGGGCATGACCGCCTTCGGCTTGCAGCTCCGATTTCAACGATAGACGACGGACGCGCTGTCGGGCCGCTGAGGCCAAGAACGACGAACCATCTCGCCGTGTGAATAATCACCTGCCGTTCCCCGACTCGCCGACGCGGCTACGACAGATTCCGGTCGCTAGAGCATGCCGGTCGTGAACAGCATCCGGCCT belongs to bacterium and includes:
- a CDS encoding J domain-containing protein, producing the protein MKNSLDSTFDRKDPYKTLGVAPGATPAEIRKTYIGLAKRNHQDLFATDPEKYRSSTRLMQDINAAYELLSDPARRQLWDRQHPAVVKPRAAPPAAPPRTQVESRYYDPELVNRVLRKYNEFVGSLRTAAERQKATRKIGKFQTSRAGSAYIRGLVDLQYREVMDFLKLDRRVSVFDDELVAIMFLYEGSFEVSPSGLFITYAYILYRENRGKFPPGLDGGRRPSPGQHADVVQLRLPGSRGDDASSGSKPDKGLGSQVWEWLMAKPGSRRQ